ATCTCTAATATTTATTCCTCTTTTTTTATAGTTTCCTTTTCCTCCCTTTATTAATAACCGAAAAACATCAATAATCGAGACAAGGGAGAATTGCGATCTATATATATTCCGAAGCCAGACGAGACCAACGCCGGCGCTAGACTCCGTCTCTGTTCTTCACCATTACAGGTTCACTTCTTCCATATTAATTCATTCGAAAGTTTCTACCCTTTTTGATTTCCTGTCTGTACATTCTCTTTGATCTCTCTGCTTCTGGCTCTCTCtgtttctctgtgtttctctagcctaaaccctaaatcctaaaccccaccctttaactctaaactcggtgacttttgataaaacattaagcaCTATTTATGGGACTTTTGACTTTTgctagtttggaaacaaaaactatacatttagtgctatttttatcttttcctctatttttttttattgtttttgttttttttttctgttgtggCTGATCCAAACCGTTGTTGATGTTTTTCAGGGGTCATGGATGCCAAAAGATTTGAATTAAGAAGCTGCTGGAGAGATTCAATCAGCTGTCTCCCTGACGAGGTTCTGAGCAACATCTTATCCTTACTCCCCACCACGAAGCAAGCTGCTTCAACATGTATTCTCTCCAAACGATGGAGGTATCTCTTCACATTGGTGACCAATCTCGATTTCGATGATTCCGAAAAGGACGACAGCGAGACAACAACAACCACGACCACGTACGTGTTTCCCGAGAGTTTCAAGAGTTTCGTGGACGCAACGCTTTCGCAAACCCACCCGATCAACAAACTCTCTCTTCGATGCCACGTGGGCAAAGACGAGGACGATCCCCAAAAGGCTTGCGTGAGCGGCTGGATAACCAACGTCGCTAACCGCGGCGCTCGGGAGCTCGACTTGAGGATAAAAGACAAAGGCATACACTATCTCCCTCTTCGCCTCTTCGCCAGCGAAACGCTTGTTAAGCTGACGATAGGAACACGGCTCTATCTCGGAACGATCCCTCCCAACGTCTCGCTCCCGTCTCTCAAGACTCTCTTCATCGACACCGTTTTCTTCGAGTACGGAGATCTTTGCTGCGTGCTCCTCGCTGCCTGCCCTGTTCTCGAGGAGTTGACGGTCCATCACCACAACTTCTCCGCTACCCCTCACACCATAGCGAGCCGGACCGTCAAGAGACTATCGGTTCACTACGATTCCCCCATTGATGTTGATAACTGTAGCTTCATGTCCTTTGACTTGCCCAAGCTCGTCTATCTTGAATACTCTCATTGTGCCTTGAGAGAGTATAGACAAGTTGTTCTTGAGTCCCTTGTCGAAGCTAAGCTGGATCTTTACCCGGACAGAAATGCTGGTGAGAGGCCAGATGTTACGGATCTCATCATGGGGATGCGGAATGTGGACATCCTTCATCTTTCTCCTGTTTCCGTTGATGTAAGTttgtgagatttttttttttgaaacattctTCTTGAAAACATGTGGTGTTTTGTTATTATGTCTGCAGGTGATTTATTTTTACTGTTGGGATGGGTTACCGGTGTTCAACAATCTTGTTACTTTATCCATGGGGGGGATTAAGAGTAAGCGAGGCTGCAAGTTGCTGGCATATCTACTTAAGCAGGCTCCAAAGCTTGAAACTCTAATCATCCAGGTGAGATTCAATTAAGCAAAAATACGTAACTTAGTTGGTTTGATCATCTTACATTACAGTAAATacattcttcttcttggtttcagGATCTGAATGGTTACCCTCGCTCTGTTTCCATGCCACTCAACAAAGTGAAGATGTTGCATATTCTTGATTATCATGGAACTGCGCTAGAGTTGAAGACTTTTCTGCAGGAATTCCATTGTCTTGTTATGGTTCAGTTGGATATCACAGAAGCTGTAGAAGATAGTGTGCAAACCAAAAGGGATCTAATGATGCTTCTGGGAGCTTCACTTCCATCCAAGTGCCAGTTGAGAGTCACATGAGCTTAAGATGTTGTATCCAACTTAATATTATGACATCTGACTTCCTTCTGAAAacatttttccttttctttctgcATTGTGTAAAGTGTCATTCGAATGCTTAGCATTTTAATGAATTATTAACGTTAATGGAGCTTCTTATTAATATACAAACCACGTGGCTGTGGTTGGGTTTTAGTAAACTGGTCTAAATAGTTGGTTAACCAAATTATAGTTGAGATTGGTCTAAAGTGCCAGATTAAGTTCTGGTCCGAAACTTTGTGTTCAAGTCTCCCTatcaaaaatcatttttatcaaGGGAATGGACTGGATGAAATTCAGTTCTTTTTAATATGTAAGTTGAAACTATATTTCTAGAAGAAGCATGGAACAAACTTGATTAAAACACTCCGTTATCATCCGGTGATTCAATCAATGAGTTTTTGATGATTGCTTCAAGCTTCAAAATCAATCTATCACTTTTTTCCTGAAAGAGCATCCTTCCGTGAGCCTCGCCTTTCCTACTGTAGACTGGCACAACACTGTCTGGCAGTTTCCACACACCAAAACAGTCTGCGCGTGACTGAAAACACTAGTGCTACAATACCAAAAGAGAGACGTCATAAGGTTATATTACATGGTTTCTTCATTGTGTAACgtcaaaagagaaaatattgaaTAAACTTAATGAGATATATGAGATCTTACATGTTGAAGCAGCTTTGGCATTTCTTCAACCTTCCTCTCCACTTCTTTAGAAGCCAAAACTGCTTCTGCTTCCTTCATAGCCAACTCTTTAGAAGCCAAAACTGCTTCTGCTTCCTTCATAGCCAACTCTTTCTCTTCTACCAAGGCATCATACTCATTTTGAAGAGTTTGCAGCTCTTCCTTGATAGATTCCAGTTCTGAAACCGCAGATGTATGCCTGGCTTGAGCCGCTTCAAGCTGGGCTTTAGTGGCAACACTAGCTTCACCAAAAATTCCTTGTTGCGTCTCCTCAACTCCCAGCTTTGCAAGTTCTGATTCCCGCTTTGCAAGTTCTGAGTCCCGCTTTGCCtgtttttcttctgtttccgcCTTGTCAAGATTAAGCTTCAAATCTTCAATGAGTGTCTTTGTGCTCTCTAACTCCTCAACCGCTAGCAACTTTGACATCTCAACACTCTTTGATTTTTTCTTGTACCCAGGAATCTGCTGGCACAACACTGTCTGGCAATTTCCACACACCACAACAGTCTGCGAGTGACTGACAACATCACTAGTTCCACAATGCATGCCAAAAGAGAGACGTCATAAGTTTACATTATGATTTCTTCATCGTGTAACGTCAAAAGAGAATAGATTAAACGAACTGCAATGAGATATGGGATCTTACATGTTGAAGCAGCCTTGGCATTTAACATCCTACAATAAAAAGGTTAACAACAACACGAAACACAATCAGAGACCACAAAGAGTATATAAACTTATATGCATATAAGGCACATCACTGTCTAGCAGTTTCCACATACAACAGCAGTATGCGAGTGACTGCAAACGGTAGTGCTGCAATACCAAAAGAGAGACCCCATAAGTCTACCATCGATGTAATGTTAACAgggtaaaaaaattgaacaaaactGTAATGAGACCTTACCCGTTGAAGCAGCCTTGGCATTTCACATCCTGGATtaacaacaacaagaaacacAATCCGAGAGTAAATAAACTTTCATGCATCAAAAGAGGCAGAGTTCCATCATCAATCACTAGGAGAAAATCAAATtcaacaaaatctaaaatcagtACCATGAAAAAGTAGTTGGGAGATTGAACAAGTCGCTTGAGCTTGTGCTTCCTCGTCTCAAGCTCAGCTAGTGGGTTAAGCAAATCGATGTCGTTTTGCAGCACCTGTTTCATATAAAGGCAAATCACATTCCATTACAGAACAATAAACTAACTTTAAGCTTAATAGCAAATCAAAACACGAACTCAACATCAATTACTTTCTCAAAGTTTAAAAACGTTTCAAATCAGTACCGTGGAAAAAGAGTTGGGAGACTGAACAAGATGCTT
This Brassica napus cultivar Da-Ae chromosome C6, Da-Ae, whole genome shotgun sequence DNA region includes the following protein-coding sequences:
- the LOC106433588 gene encoding F-box/LRR-repeat protein At3g60040-like; the encoded protein is MDAKRFELRSCWRDSISCLPDEVLSNILSLLPTTKQAASTCILSKRWRYLFTLVTNLDFDDSEKDDSETTTTTTTYVFPESFKSFVDATLSQTHPINKLSLRCHVGKDEDDPQKACVSGWITNVANRGARELDLRIKDKGIHYLPLRLFASETLVKLTIGTRLYLGTIPPNVSLPSLKTLFIDTVFFEYGDLCCVLLAACPVLEELTVHHHNFSATPHTIASRTVKRLSVHYDSPIDVDNCSFMSFDLPKLVYLEYSHCALREYRQVVLESLVEAKLDLYPDRNAGERPDVTDLIMGMRNVDILHLSPVSVDVIYFYCWDGLPVFNNLVTLSMGGIKSKRGCKLLAYLLKQAPKLETLIIQDLNGYPRSVSMPLNKVKMLHILDYHGTALELKTFLQEFHCLVMVQLDITEAVEDSVQTKRDLMMLLGASLPSKCQLRVT
- the LOC106433579 gene encoding protein WEAK CHLOROPLAST MOVEMENT UNDER BLUE LIGHT-like 1 isoform X1, with protein sequence MDVKCQGCFNGTTVCSHSHTAVDVKCQGCFNIDVVSHSQTVVVCGNCQTVLCQQIPGYKKKSKSVEMSKLLAVEELESTKTLIEDLKLNLDKAETEEKQAKRDSELAKRESELAKLGVEETQQGIFGEASVATKAQLEAAQARHTSAVSELESIKEELQTLQNEYDALVEEKELAMKEAEAVLASKELAMKEAEAVLASKEVERKVEEMPKLLQHH
- the LOC106433579 gene encoding protein WEAK CHLOROPLAST MOVEMENT UNDER BLUE LIGHT-like 1 isoform X2; the encoded protein is MPRLLQRDVKCQGCFNIDVVSHSQTVVVCGNCQTVLCQQIPGYKKKSKSVEMSKLLAVEELESTKTLIEDLKLNLDKAETEEKQAKRDSELAKRESELAKLGVEETQQGIFGEASVATKAQLEAAQARHTSAVSELESIKEELQTLQNEYDALVEEKELAMKEAEAVLASKELAMKEAEAVLASKEVERKVEEMPKLLQHH